One region of Micromonospora lupini genomic DNA includes:
- a CDS encoding CPCC family cysteine-rich protein: MGEHVVPVGCPCCASRTGGGTCPVCFWTDDGQSDADADAVRGGANGDLSLSHARLNYAVYGASHPRYQDMVRPARPDERP; this comes from the coding sequence GTGGGTGAACACGTAGTTCCCGTGGGCTGTCCCTGTTGTGCCTCTCGGACCGGCGGCGGGACCTGCCCGGTCTGCTTCTGGACCGACGACGGTCAGAGCGACGCCGACGCCGACGCGGTGCGCGGTGGCGCCAACGGTGACCTGAGCCTGTCGCACGCCCGGCTCAACTACGCCGTGTACGGGGCGAGCCACCCGCGTTACCAGGACATGGTGCGCCCCGCCCGCCCCGACGAGCGTCCCTGA
- a CDS encoding DNA-formamidopyrimidine glycosylase family protein — MPEGDTVWNTARVLHRALAGARLTGSDFRVPQLATTDLTGWTVSESASRGKHLLLRLTSPDEARWTLHSHLRMDGAWRAYAPGERWSGRPAHLIRVVLRTPGAVAVGYHLHELALVPTAEEDGLVGHLGPDLLGPDWDPAEAVHRLAAHPEQSIAEALLDQRNLAGVGNLYKCEVLFLRGVSPWTPVGAVPDLPGTVALAQRLLAANRGRWTQSTTGSLHRGQTSYVYGRRAQPCRRCGTAIRKEELGERVTYWCPVCQPELPGTPSSG; from the coding sequence ATGCCCGAAGGCGACACCGTCTGGAACACGGCCCGCGTGCTGCACCGCGCGCTGGCCGGCGCGCGGCTCACCGGGTCCGACTTCCGGGTGCCGCAGCTCGCCACCACCGACCTGACCGGGTGGACCGTCAGCGAGTCGGCCAGCCGGGGCAAGCACCTGCTGCTCCGCCTCACTTCCCCGGACGAGGCGCGGTGGACGCTGCACTCCCACCTGCGGATGGACGGCGCCTGGCGGGCGTACGCGCCTGGGGAACGGTGGAGCGGCCGCCCGGCGCACCTGATCCGGGTGGTGCTGCGCACCCCCGGCGCGGTGGCGGTCGGCTACCACCTGCACGAGCTGGCTCTGGTGCCGACCGCCGAGGAGGACGGCCTGGTGGGCCACCTCGGGCCGGACCTGCTCGGCCCGGACTGGGATCCGGCCGAGGCGGTCCACCGGCTCGCCGCGCACCCGGAGCAGAGCATCGCCGAGGCCCTGCTCGACCAGCGCAACCTTGCCGGGGTGGGCAACCTCTACAAGTGCGAGGTGCTGTTCCTGCGGGGCGTGTCGCCGTGGACGCCCGTCGGCGCGGTGCCCGACCTGCCCGGCACTGTGGCGCTCGCGCAGCGGCTGCTGGCCGCCAACCGGGGCCGCTGGACGCAGAGCACCACAGGTTCGCTGCACCGGGGTCAGACAAGCTACGTGTACGGCCGCCGCGCCCAGCCGTGCCGCCGCTGCGGCACCGCCATCCGCAAGGAGGAGCTGGGCGAGCGGGTCACCTACTGGTGCCCGGTCTGCCAGCCGGAGCTTCCGGGCACGCCTTCGTCCGGCTGA
- a CDS encoding Na+/H+ antiporter subunit A — MLVLLILHLVAALAAPLLVRWWGPRACYPLALAPAAAFGWALARTPAVGHGDAVVETYPWIGQLGLDIALRLTTLSWLLTLLIGGVGALVLVYSARYFDADAPGMAQFAAVLVAFAGAMLVLVFADDLLLLYVGWELTTIFSYLLIGHSTERRSSRWAAAQALTVTTLGGLAMLVGFILLGEHAGSYRWSEISAHPLPGGGYLITAVLLILAGALSKSAVLPFNSWLPVAMAAPTPVSAYLHAAAMVKAGVYLVGLLAPVLATVGPWRPVVLIAGVATMLVGGWAALRQTDLKLLLAYGTVSQLGLLVAVTGAGTPAAALAGTAMLLAHALFKAALFLVVGIIDHGAGTRDLRELSGLRRWSRPLFGVAVLAAASMAGVPPLVGFVAKEAVFAAFTDDPLLLTGLVAGTVLTVAYSARFLWGAFADRPGVEPVQPGPIAASMLVPPAVLAVVGLLAGPAAGVLDGLLSPYAELLGAVEGHLTLWPGPTAALGLSVLALAGGCLLFALRGPLAPVLARLRSPVGGNQGYEWVVDRFDRLAIEVTGATQRGSLPQYLGIILVTLVLLPGGAMLAAGPWRARLPLWDNPLQPVVVVVIAVAALLAVRARRRLTAMLLVGMTGYGTAMLFILHGAPDLALTQFLVETATIAVFVLVLRRLPERFSARPLRRSRWVRRLIGVAMGVVAGGLALVAAGARRAPDISAAFPDLAVSEGYGRNVVNVTLVDIRAWDTMGEVAVLVVAATGVASLIFERSRTGPRPRRPESADRAVRSDRPVWLRGGPTLYEERRSIVLEVVTRLIFHTVALFSLFLLFSGHNAPGGGFAGGLVAGLALVVRYLAGGRYELTEAAPVGAGLILGAGLALAVGTGAVALLAGGSVLQSAKLDLSLPLIGDVHLVTALFFDIGVYLIVIGLLLDILRSLGAEVDRHIEATDTANGGLAVDKGGRT, encoded by the coding sequence GTGCTGGTACTGCTCATCCTCCACCTCGTGGCGGCCCTCGCCGCGCCGCTGCTCGTCCGGTGGTGGGGTCCCCGCGCGTGCTATCCGCTGGCGCTCGCGCCGGCCGCCGCGTTCGGCTGGGCGCTGGCCCGCACCCCGGCCGTCGGTCACGGCGACGCGGTGGTCGAGACGTACCCGTGGATCGGGCAGTTGGGCCTCGACATCGCGCTGCGCCTCACCACGCTGTCCTGGCTCCTGACCCTGCTGATCGGCGGCGTCGGCGCGCTGGTGCTTGTCTACAGCGCCCGGTACTTCGACGCGGACGCGCCAGGGATGGCCCAGTTCGCCGCCGTCCTGGTCGCCTTCGCCGGCGCGATGCTCGTCCTGGTCTTCGCCGACGACCTGCTGCTGCTCTACGTCGGCTGGGAGCTGACGACGATCTTCTCGTACCTGCTGATCGGGCACAGCACCGAACGACGGTCCAGTCGGTGGGCGGCGGCGCAGGCGTTGACAGTCACCACGCTTGGCGGGCTGGCCATGCTCGTCGGGTTCATCCTGCTCGGCGAGCACGCCGGCAGCTACCGCTGGTCGGAGATCTCCGCCCATCCGTTGCCCGGCGGTGGCTACCTGATCACGGCGGTGCTGCTGATCCTGGCCGGGGCGCTGTCGAAGTCGGCGGTGCTGCCGTTCAACTCCTGGCTTCCGGTCGCGATGGCGGCGCCCACCCCGGTCAGCGCGTACCTGCACGCCGCCGCCATGGTCAAGGCCGGTGTCTACCTGGTCGGCCTGCTCGCGCCGGTGCTCGCCACTGTCGGCCCGTGGCGGCCCGTGGTGCTCATCGCCGGCGTGGCCACCATGCTCGTCGGCGGCTGGGCGGCGCTGCGGCAGACCGACCTGAAACTGCTGCTGGCGTACGGGACGGTCAGCCAGTTGGGCCTGCTGGTCGCGGTGACCGGGGCGGGCACCCCGGCCGCCGCGCTCGCCGGCACGGCGATGCTGCTGGCGCACGCCCTGTTCAAGGCGGCGCTGTTCCTGGTCGTCGGCATCATCGACCACGGCGCCGGCACCCGCGATCTCCGCGAGCTGTCCGGGCTGCGGCGCTGGTCCCGGCCGTTGTTCGGGGTCGCGGTGCTGGCGGCGGCGTCGATGGCCGGTGTACCGCCGCTCGTCGGGTTCGTCGCCAAGGAGGCGGTGTTCGCGGCGTTCACCGACGACCCGCTGCTCCTCACCGGACTTGTCGCCGGGACGGTGCTGACCGTCGCGTACAGCGCTCGTTTCCTCTGGGGCGCGTTCGCCGACCGGCCGGGCGTCGAACCGGTCCAGCCGGGGCCGATCGCCGCGTCGATGCTGGTCCCCCCGGCCGTGCTCGCCGTCGTGGGGCTGCTCGCCGGCCCCGCCGCCGGAGTGCTGGACGGCCTGCTCAGCCCGTACGCCGAACTGCTCGGCGCGGTCGAGGGGCACCTGACGCTCTGGCCCGGGCCGACCGCGGCGCTCGGTCTGTCCGTGTTGGCGTTGGCCGGCGGCTGCCTGCTCTTCGCGCTGCGCGGGCCGCTCGCCCCGGTGCTGGCCCGGCTCCGCTCCCCGGTCGGCGGCAACCAGGGGTACGAGTGGGTCGTGGACCGGTTCGACAGGCTCGCCATCGAGGTGACAGGCGCGACCCAACGGGGCTCCCTGCCGCAGTACCTCGGCATCATCCTGGTCACCCTCGTGCTGCTGCCCGGTGGGGCGATGCTCGCCGCCGGGCCGTGGCGGGCCCGGCTGCCGCTCTGGGACAACCCGCTGCAACCGGTGGTCGTGGTGGTGATCGCGGTGGCCGCGCTGCTCGCGGTCCGCGCCCGCCGGCGGTTGACCGCGATGCTGCTGGTGGGGATGACCGGCTACGGCACGGCCATGCTGTTCATCCTGCACGGCGCACCTGATCTCGCACTCACCCAGTTCCTGGTGGAGACCGCGACCATCGCGGTGTTCGTGCTGGTGCTGCGCCGCCTGCCGGAGCGTTTCTCGGCCCGTCCGCTGCGTCGCAGCCGATGGGTCCGTCGGTTGATCGGCGTGGCGATGGGAGTGGTGGCGGGCGGGCTGGCGCTCGTCGCGGCCGGCGCCCGTCGCGCGCCGGACATCTCCGCTGCCTTTCCGGACCTGGCGGTGAGCGAGGGGTACGGCCGCAACGTCGTCAACGTGACTCTCGTCGACATCCGGGCCTGGGACACCATGGGGGAGGTGGCGGTGCTTGTGGTGGCCGCGACAGGGGTGGCCAGCCTGATCTTCGAGAGGTCCCGCACCGGGCCGCGACCACGCCGACCGGAGTCGGCCGACCGGGCGGTCCGCTCCGACCGGCCGGTCTGGTTACGGGGTGGCCCGACCCTCTACGAGGAGCGGCGGTCGATAGTGCTGGAGGTGGTCACCCGGCTGATCTTCCACACCGTGGCGCTGTTCTCGCTGTTCCTGCTCTTCTCCGGGCACAACGCGCCGGGCGGCGGATTCGCCGGCGGTCTGGTGGCCGGCCTCGCGCTCGTGGTCCGCTACCTGGCCGGCGGCCGGTACGAGCTGACCGAGGCCGCCCCGGTGGGCGCCGGCCTGATCCTCGGCGCGGGACTGGCGCTGGCGGTGGGCACCGGCGCGGTGGCGCTGCTGGCCGGTGGGTCGGTGCTGCAGAGCGCCAAGCTCGACCTGTCCCTGCCGCTGATCGGCGACGTCCACCTCGTCACCGCGCTCTTCTTCGACATCGGCGTGTACCTCATCGTGATCGGGCTGCTGCTTGACATCCTGCGCAGCCTCGGCGCCGAGGTGGACCGGCACATCGAGGCCACCGACACGGCCAACGGCGGTCTGGCCGTCGACAAGGGCGGCCGGACATGA
- a CDS encoding Na+/H+ antiporter subunit D, with product MSRLLPLPVVVPLLGAALTLLLATRPRVQRAVSVLCLTVTFTVAVVLLVQAYRHGPVVLAIGGWPPPVGIVLVADQLAALMLVVSSAVTLCVLLYSIGQGRSETSESAPVVIFHPTYLVLTAGVTNAFLAGDLFNLFVGFEILLAASFVLITLGGTETRIRTGSTYVVVSILSSMIFLAAVGLVYAATGTLNLAQLAQRLDDLPDNVRLTLQLTLLLAFAIKAAVFPLSAWLPDSYPTAPAPVTAVFAGLLTKVGVYAIIRTETLLFPGGQVDGLLMVVAGLTMVVGILGAVAQSDMKRLFSFTLVSHIGYMIFGVALSTAAGLAGAIFYVVHHITIQTTLFLVAGLVEERAGSTDLRRLGGLARMAPLLGVLFFVPAMNLAGVPPFSGFLGKLGLLQAGVAAGGALPATLVAAGTLTSLLTLYVASRVWNIAFWRAPRIAATEPAVRLPTLMVGATAALVAFGLTLTVLAGPLFDVTTDAATDLLSRTPYVRAVLPGVAP from the coding sequence GTGAGCCGGCTCCTGCCGCTGCCTGTGGTGGTGCCGCTGCTCGGCGCGGCGCTGACCCTGCTGCTTGCCACCCGCCCACGGGTGCAGCGTGCGGTGAGCGTGCTCTGCCTGACTGTCACGTTCACAGTCGCGGTCGTGCTGCTGGTCCAGGCGTACCGGCACGGGCCGGTGGTGCTCGCGATCGGCGGGTGGCCGCCCCCGGTCGGCATCGTGCTGGTGGCCGACCAGTTGGCCGCGCTGATGCTCGTGGTGTCCTCGGCGGTCACCCTGTGCGTGCTGCTGTACTCGATCGGCCAGGGTCGCAGCGAGACGAGCGAGAGCGCGCCCGTGGTCATCTTCCACCCGACGTACCTGGTGCTCACCGCGGGCGTCACCAACGCGTTCCTGGCGGGCGACCTGTTCAACCTGTTCGTCGGCTTCGAGATCCTGCTGGCGGCCAGCTTCGTGCTGATCACGCTGGGCGGCACCGAGACGCGCATCCGCACCGGGTCGACGTACGTGGTGGTCAGCATCCTCTCCTCGATGATCTTCCTGGCCGCGGTGGGGCTGGTGTACGCGGCCACCGGCACGCTCAACCTGGCGCAGCTCGCCCAGCGCCTCGACGACCTGCCGGACAACGTCCGGTTGACCCTGCAACTGACGCTGCTGCTCGCGTTCGCGATCAAGGCGGCGGTCTTCCCGCTGTCGGCCTGGCTGCCGGACAGCTATCCCACGGCCCCCGCCCCGGTCACCGCAGTGTTCGCGGGGCTGCTCACCAAGGTCGGCGTGTACGCGATCATCCGTACCGAGACGTTGCTGTTCCCCGGTGGCCAGGTCGACGGGCTGCTCATGGTCGTCGCCGGGCTGACCATGGTGGTCGGGATCCTCGGCGCGGTGGCGCAGTCGGACATGAAGCGGCTCTTCTCGTTCACACTGGTCAGCCACATCGGCTACATGATCTTCGGGGTGGCGTTGAGCACCGCGGCCGGCCTCGCCGGCGCGATCTTCTACGTGGTGCACCACATCACCATCCAGACCACGCTGTTCCTGGTGGCCGGCCTGGTCGAGGAGCGGGCCGGCAGCACCGACCTGCGCCGGCTCGGCGGGCTGGCCCGGATGGCGCCCCTGCTCGGCGTCCTCTTCTTCGTCCCGGCGATGAACCTTGCCGGGGTGCCGCCGTTCTCCGGGTTCCTCGGCAAGCTCGGCCTGCTCCAGGCCGGTGTGGCGGCCGGCGGGGCGCTGCCCGCGACGCTCGTGGCGGCCGGCACGCTGACCAGCCTGCTCACCCTGTACGTGGCCTCCCGGGTGTGGAACATCGCGTTCTGGCGGGCGCCCCGAATCGCCGCCACCGAGCCCGCCGTCCGGCTGCCCACCCTGATGGTCGGCGCCACCGCCGCCCTGGTCGCGTTCGGGTTGACGCTCACCGTGCTGGCCGGACCGCTCTTCGACGTCACCACCGACGCGGCCACCGACCTGCTCTCACGTACCCCGTACGTGCGGGCCGTCCTGCCAGGTGTCGCGCCGTGA
- a CDS encoding Na(+)/H(+) antiporter subunit C, translating into MTASDPGPTMVLVLAVAVLVGCGVILLLERSLTRVLLGVILLGNGVNLLILLGGRSGGAPVVGTGPVDEMSDPLPQAMVLTAIVITFGLTAFLLAVAYRSWYLTGDDEVPDDLEDRQIIRRAGRRETGAVDHGGEGPDGDPEQVDPEPARRRLRRGREDGTR; encoded by the coding sequence ATGACGGCCAGTGACCCCGGACCCACGATGGTGCTTGTGCTCGCCGTCGCGGTGCTTGTCGGGTGCGGGGTGATCCTGCTGCTGGAGCGCAGCCTCACCCGCGTCCTGCTGGGCGTGATCCTGCTCGGCAACGGGGTCAACCTGTTGATCCTGCTGGGCGGCCGGTCCGGTGGCGCTCCTGTCGTGGGCACCGGGCCGGTGGACGAGATGAGTGATCCGCTGCCGCAGGCGATGGTGCTGACCGCCATCGTGATCACGTTCGGGTTGACCGCGTTCCTACTCGCCGTGGCTTACCGGAGCTGGTATCTCACAGGCGACGACGAGGTGCCCGACGACCTGGAGGACCGACAGATCATCCGCCGGGCCGGGCGCAGGGAGACGGGCGCCGTCGACCACGGCGGGGAGGGTCCGGACGGCGACCCGGAGCAGGTGGATCCCGAGCCGGCCCGCCGCCGGCTGCGACGCGGCAGAGAGGACGGGACGCGGTGA
- the pspM gene encoding phage shock envelope stress response protein PspM, which yields MADERTRYFRRLGRLRRSARRWSVLAGGLGGAAAVLTPYAGLGLPDAAWAGAAGSAVAMAAWRWIDLRALAARPAPPALDPAEAAARSRARLVAAVERLPVGSGVLAEVRRVRSRVALRGTTAGQQWARLDRASLTLAGMAPRLSGLAEPAVREAAAADRSLRDLAERVASVERALRLAPTDARTPLAEAHRTLTTQLESGVAAYERLVVAAAGYLAEDSRPEPTHPAADRLTEATDLLHGVASALAELRAGSDGLRAPTR from the coding sequence GTGGCAGACGAGCGGACGCGGTACTTCCGTCGGCTGGGTCGGCTGCGCCGGTCCGCGCGGCGGTGGAGCGTACTGGCCGGTGGGCTCGGCGGCGCCGCGGCGGTGCTGACCCCGTACGCCGGCCTCGGTCTGCCGGACGCGGCCTGGGCCGGCGCCGCGGGCAGCGCCGTGGCGATGGCCGCCTGGCGGTGGATCGACCTGCGGGCGCTGGCCGCCCGCCCGGCGCCCCCGGCGTTGGATCCGGCCGAGGCTGCCGCGCGGTCCCGGGCCCGGCTGGTGGCCGCCGTCGAGCGACTGCCGGTCGGCTCGGGCGTGCTGGCCGAGGTACGCCGGGTCCGCAGCCGGGTCGCGCTGCGCGGCACCACCGCCGGGCAGCAGTGGGCCCGACTGGACCGTGCGTCGCTCACCCTGGCCGGGATGGCGCCGCGACTCAGCGGGCTGGCCGAGCCGGCCGTGCGGGAGGCCGCTGCCGCCGACCGGTCGTTGCGCGACCTCGCCGAGCGGGTGGCAAGCGTGGAACGGGCCCTGCGGCTCGCGCCGACCGACGCCCGGACGCCCCTGGCCGAGGCGCACCGCACGCTGACCACCCAGCTGGAGAGCGGCGTGGCGGCCTACGAGCGGCTGGTGGTCGCCGCCGCCGGCTACCTCGCCGAGGACTCCCGACCGGAGCCCACCCACCCGGCCGCCGACCGTCTGACCGAGGCGACCGACCTGCTGCACGGGGTGGCCTCGGCCCTCGCCGAGCTGCGGGCCGGCAGCGACGGCCTGCGCGCGCCCACCCGCTGA